In Hymenobacter sublimis, a single genomic region encodes these proteins:
- a CDS encoding SusC/RagA family TonB-linked outer membrane protein yields the protein MKRNLLLLTPLLAAAAPAWAQQQRVQGVVKSEKGEALPGVTVVVKGTTAGASTDGEGRFSLNVPANATLRFSYIGFLPFEVAVGSRTEVSVTLKEDSQTLDDVVVIGYQAVQRRDVTGSVSSVSAQQIKDIPVNSAAEALTGRLAGVQLTSSEGTPGNLDVRVRVRGGGSITQDNSPLYVVDGIQIENALSVIAPQDIASVDVLKDASATAIYGARGANGVVIITTKKGIEGKTVISYNGFAGFRRIAKKLDVLGPADYLDYQFERSQQVGATGSGSLETYRRLFGSSNYLSDTLSRARNSPFLDWQDEAFGRDAFQQTHNLSVSGGVKGTTYALSLTRNDEDGIQRGSGFVRNLVNFRFDTKPTDKLRIGLNMRFNDQEVNGAGTSTTGSNTTSRLRNAVQYLPLSVPRSTGVLLDPNAFDPDFFTTSSLVNPIVAIDSEFREDKRRTFNVGANADLTLAKGLVFRTTAGFDITNADLSTFNGRNSPTLRQPAGGYNELPFATITTTNQSTINNSNVLDYSFTKGKHAVGLLVGEEVYQQRNKLQYIQTNYLPLDITAERAWANINQGVLPTGVTAQPVLPRTDIPQNFRLLSGFGRLTYSFDDKYLFTGTFRADGSSKFREGNRWGFFPGASAAWRISKEDFFTGVPAVSDLKLRLSYGQAGNNRIGDFLYDQLFTAGSAPYFLNHAQVLGSSATTLGNERLKWEVTTSRDLGVDLALWDNRVQFTGDVYYNTTTDLLINVPIPPFLGYLSQLQNVGKTSNKGIELQLTGTIFNKPNFTWTATANASMNRGRIESLGGDLQEITPINSGWAGSNFASAADFKARVGRPVGEMYGYVTDGFYTADDFEGYNAATNLWIPKQGLLPSGTAVGQVAQPGVIKLKDLNKDGVVNDLDQTIIGNANPKVTGGLNQQFTFKNFDASIFLNFVLGNDVYNANKIEFTSNTPNTVYSNVLGIMEDRYRTINADGSRITDLNTLREVNRNATIWTPTQRYFLHSWAVESGSFLRVNNVTFGYSLPKPLIQRVKLTQARFYVTLNNVYTFTKYTGYDPEVNTRRSSPLTPGVDYAAYPRSRAFLFGVNLAL from the coding sequence ATGAAAAGAAATCTACTGTTGCTGACTCCGCTGCTAGCGGCGGCGGCACCGGCCTGGGCGCAGCAGCAGCGCGTGCAGGGCGTCGTTAAGTCGGAAAAGGGCGAGGCCCTGCCGGGTGTAACGGTAGTCGTGAAAGGCACCACGGCCGGCGCTTCTACCGACGGGGAAGGCCGCTTCAGCCTGAACGTGCCGGCCAATGCTACCCTGCGCTTTAGCTACATCGGCTTCCTGCCCTTCGAGGTGGCCGTAGGTAGCCGCACTGAGGTAAGCGTGACCTTGAAAGAGGACAGCCAGACCCTGGATGACGTAGTAGTAATCGGCTACCAGGCCGTGCAGCGCCGCGACGTAACCGGCTCGGTGTCGTCAGTAAGCGCCCAGCAGATCAAGGACATTCCGGTAAACTCCGCTGCTGAAGCCCTGACGGGCCGCTTGGCCGGCGTGCAGCTGACTTCCTCGGAGGGCACGCCCGGCAACCTCGATGTGCGGGTGCGGGTGCGGGGCGGCGGCTCCATCACCCAGGACAACTCCCCGCTCTACGTGGTGGATGGCATTCAGATTGAAAACGCCCTGTCCGTTATTGCGCCCCAGGATATTGCCTCCGTTGACGTGCTAAAGGACGCTTCCGCCACGGCCATCTACGGGGCCCGCGGTGCCAACGGGGTAGTGATTATTACGACCAAAAAAGGCATCGAGGGAAAAACGGTTATCAGCTACAATGGCTTTGCTGGCTTCCGCCGCATTGCCAAGAAGCTGGACGTGCTGGGCCCGGCCGACTACCTCGACTACCAGTTTGAACGCTCCCAGCAGGTAGGCGCTACCGGCAGCGGCAGCCTGGAAACCTACCGCCGCCTGTTCGGCAGCTCCAACTACCTCAGTGACACCCTGTCGCGGGCCCGCAACTCACCCTTCCTGGACTGGCAGGACGAGGCTTTCGGGCGCGACGCCTTCCAGCAAACCCACAACCTGTCGGTGTCGGGTGGGGTGAAAGGCACCACGTACGCCCTGAGCCTGACCCGCAACGACGAAGACGGCATTCAGCGCGGTTCGGGCTTTGTCCGCAACCTGGTGAACTTCCGCTTCGACACCAAGCCCACAGATAAGCTGCGCATCGGCCTGAACATGCGCTTCAACGACCAGGAAGTGAACGGGGCCGGCACTTCTACCACCGGCTCGAACACCACCTCCCGCTTGCGCAATGCCGTGCAGTACCTGCCGCTGTCGGTGCCGCGCAGCACGGGCGTTCTGCTCGACCCCAACGCCTTCGACCCCGACTTCTTCACGACGTCTTCGCTGGTAAACCCCATTGTGGCCATCGACAGCGAGTTCCGTGAGGACAAGCGCCGCACCTTCAACGTGGGCGCCAATGCCGACCTGACCCTGGCCAAAGGCCTGGTGTTCCGGACCACGGCGGGTTTCGACATCACGAATGCCGATCTAAGCACCTTCAACGGCCGTAATTCGCCTACCCTGCGCCAGCCGGCCGGTGGCTACAACGAGCTGCCCTTTGCTACCATCACCACCACCAACCAGTCGACGATTAATAACTCGAACGTGCTGGATTACAGCTTCACCAAAGGCAAGCACGCGGTGGGCCTGCTGGTGGGTGAAGAGGTGTATCAGCAGCGCAACAAGCTGCAGTACATCCAAACCAACTACCTACCCCTGGACATTACCGCCGAGCGGGCCTGGGCCAACATCAACCAGGGCGTACTACCCACCGGCGTTACGGCCCAGCCCGTGCTGCCCCGCACCGATATTCCGCAGAACTTCCGGCTGCTCTCGGGCTTTGGTCGCCTCACCTACTCCTTCGACGATAAGTACCTGTTTACGGGCACGTTCCGGGCCGATGGCTCTTCCAAGTTCAGGGAAGGCAACCGCTGGGGCTTCTTCCCCGGCGCTTCGGCGGCGTGGCGTATTTCCAAGGAAGACTTCTTCACGGGAGTACCGGCCGTATCGGACCTGAAGCTGCGCCTGAGTTACGGCCAGGCCGGCAACAACCGCATCGGCGACTTCCTCTACGACCAGCTCTTTACTGCTGGTAGTGCCCCTTACTTCCTCAACCACGCGCAGGTGCTGGGTTCTTCGGCTACCACGCTGGGCAATGAGCGGTTGAAGTGGGAAGTAACCACTTCCCGCGACTTGGGCGTTGACCTGGCCCTGTGGGACAACCGCGTGCAGTTCACCGGCGACGTGTACTACAACACGACTACCGACCTGCTTATTAACGTGCCTATCCCGCCCTTCTTGGGCTACCTCAGCCAACTCCAGAACGTGGGTAAAACCTCGAACAAGGGCATTGAGCTGCAGCTGACGGGTACCATCTTCAACAAGCCTAACTTCACCTGGACGGCCACCGCCAACGCCTCCATGAACCGCGGCCGGATTGAAAGCCTGGGCGGCGACCTCCAGGAAATTACCCCGATCAACTCGGGCTGGGCCGGCTCCAACTTTGCCTCCGCCGCCGACTTCAAGGCGCGGGTGGGGCGTCCGGTGGGCGAGATGTACGGCTACGTGACGGACGGCTTCTACACGGCCGACGACTTTGAGGGCTACAATGCAGCTACCAACCTCTGGATTCCCAAGCAAGGCCTGCTACCCTCAGGTACGGCGGTAGGGCAGGTGGCCCAGCCCGGCGTCATCAAGCTGAAGGACCTTAACAAGGATGGCGTGGTGAATGACCTGGACCAGACCATTATTGGTAATGCCAACCCGAAGGTAACGGGCGGCCTCAACCAGCAGTTCACCTTTAAGAACTTCGATGCCAGCATCTTCCTGAACTTCGTGCTGGGCAACGATGTGTACAATGCCAACAAGATTGAGTTCACCTCGAACACGCCCAACACGGTGTACAGCAACGTGCTGGGCATTATGGAGGACCGATACCGCACCATCAACGCCGATGGTAGCCGGATCACCGACCTCAACACCCTGCGCGAGGTAAACCGGAATGCTACCATCTGGACGCCTACCCAGCGCTACTTCCTGCACTCCTGGGCCGTGGAAAGCGGCTCGTTCCTGCGCGTGAACAACGTAACGTTTGGCTACTCCCTGCCCAAACCCCTGATTCAGCGCGTGAAGCTAACCCAGGCTCGCTTCTACGTGACCCTGAACAACGTGTACACCTTCACCAAGTACACCGGCTACGACCCCGAGGTGAACACCCGCCGCTCCTCGCCGCTCACGCCCGGCGTTGATTACGCCGCCTACCCGCGCAGCCGCGCCTTCTTGTTCGGCGTGAATCTGGCCCTGTAA
- the kduI gene encoding 5-dehydro-4-deoxy-D-glucuronate isomerase, translating to MRQYYAIGPRETAAMSTAELRENFLLENLFVPGEIQLVYTHYDRMMVGGVVPTAEPIVLPCPGNLKAEFFLQRRELGVLNTGAAGTVTVDGTIYELGRQDCLYVGKDAREVSFASQEASQPAKFYLLSTPAHAAYPTARLTQAEATPVTLGALETANQRTIYKYIYNEGIQSCQLVMGLTQLHAGSVWNTMPVHTHDRRMEAYLYFDLPEGQRVLHLMGQPQETRHLWVGEGQVILSPPWSIHSGCGTAGYTFIWGMGGENQEYTDMDPAPITDLR from the coding sequence ATGCGCCAGTACTACGCCATCGGGCCCCGCGAAACAGCTGCTATGTCCACCGCCGAGCTGCGCGAGAATTTCCTGCTGGAAAACCTATTTGTGCCCGGCGAAATTCAGCTGGTGTACACGCATTATGACCGCATGATGGTGGGTGGTGTAGTACCCACCGCTGAGCCGATTGTGCTACCCTGCCCCGGGAACCTAAAGGCCGAGTTTTTCCTGCAGCGCCGGGAGCTGGGCGTGCTGAATACCGGGGCCGCCGGCACCGTAACCGTGGATGGCACCATCTACGAGCTGGGCCGCCAGGACTGCCTGTACGTGGGTAAGGATGCCCGCGAGGTATCCTTCGCCAGTCAGGAAGCCAGCCAGCCGGCTAAGTTTTACCTGCTCTCCACGCCCGCCCACGCCGCCTACCCCACTGCCCGCCTCACGCAGGCCGAAGCTACGCCGGTAACCCTGGGCGCCCTGGAAACGGCCAATCAGCGCACCATTTACAAGTACATCTACAACGAGGGCATTCAGAGCTGCCAGCTGGTAATGGGCCTCACGCAGCTGCATGCCGGCAGCGTGTGGAACACCATGCCGGTCCACACCCACGACCGGCGCATGGAGGCCTACCTCTACTTCGATTTGCCGGAGGGCCAGCGCGTGCTCCACCTCATGGGCCAGCCCCAGGAAACCCGCCATCTGTGGGTAGGCGAGGGGCAGGTCATCCTTTCCCCGCCCTGGTCCATTCACTCGGGCTGCGGCACCGCCGGCTACACCTTCATCTGGGGCATGGGCGGCGAAAACCAAGAATACACCGACATGGACCCCGCGCCCATTACCGATTTGCGCTAA
- a CDS encoding RagB/SusD family nutrient uptake outer membrane protein, with translation MKSIFPFRTAVAAVALAGTAGLVSSCKDFLDVEPVALNTTSYVFSTVAGATTAVIGAYDPLSGDNGYGQRISLYYSVDTDEMIGSPGAPDGQRRSIARYKAQSTNTEITNPWNQLYQGVERANICIQQIPQMALYTSGPAADTAALHRLHGEALTLRAQYYFELIRNWGDVPAQFTPSVSGQNFNLPNADRNETLTRLIADLAQAQKLVPWRSAAGTANERITKGAVKALRARLALYRGGYAPKDNQMVRPADYQEYYRIARQECAELMAKPTEHRLNPSFLEVFKSINEQRAEAANEIMFQVGAGGSNAVSDSKLGYYNGPRLQNANSAYGSSQGAMVIAPTYFYAFDSTDTRLPVTIAPYGMASNSTFFSGVALNVVADGKFRRDWHIPLVTGSSNYLGYNWPLIRFSDVVLMFAETENELNGPTQAAKDALLQVRTRAFGTAAKAMAGLNMGSKEALFNAIVNERYLEFGGEGIRKYDLIRWNLFATRMNEVKADIEKLAKAQAPYQNVPQYMYFRTPAAGPVQWTRSFYRPSPANATAPTGTVRVNWRQALDAAYLANLRPAGTSYTLGTTTASSTGAGLAAEYVPGQGRELLPIPQSTLASDPALKQNFGY, from the coding sequence ATGAAATCCATCTTCCCCTTCCGGACTGCCGTGGCTGCCGTGGCGCTGGCCGGAACCGCCGGGCTGGTATCCTCCTGCAAAGACTTTCTGGATGTAGAGCCCGTAGCGCTGAACACCACTTCCTACGTGTTCAGCACGGTGGCCGGCGCTACCACGGCCGTTATCGGAGCCTACGACCCGCTCTCGGGCGACAATGGCTACGGACAGCGCATCAGCCTATACTACTCCGTGGATACCGATGAAATGATTGGCTCACCGGGCGCCCCCGACGGGCAGCGCCGCAGCATTGCCCGCTACAAAGCCCAGTCTACCAACACTGAAATTACCAACCCCTGGAACCAACTGTACCAGGGCGTGGAGCGCGCCAACATCTGCATTCAGCAGATTCCGCAGATGGCGCTTTATACCAGCGGCCCGGCCGCTGATACGGCCGCTTTGCACCGCCTGCACGGCGAGGCCCTGACCCTGCGGGCCCAGTATTACTTCGAGCTGATCCGCAACTGGGGCGACGTGCCGGCGCAGTTTACGCCTTCGGTGTCGGGTCAGAACTTCAACCTGCCCAACGCCGACCGCAACGAAACCTTAACCCGTCTGATTGCCGATCTGGCCCAAGCCCAAAAGCTCGTGCCCTGGCGCTCAGCCGCCGGCACAGCCAACGAGCGAATCACCAAAGGCGCCGTGAAGGCCCTGCGGGCCCGCCTGGCCCTGTACCGCGGTGGCTATGCGCCGAAGGACAACCAGATGGTGCGCCCCGCCGACTACCAGGAGTACTACCGCATTGCCCGTCAGGAGTGCGCTGAGTTGATGGCCAAGCCCACCGAGCATCGTCTGAACCCGAGCTTCCTGGAAGTATTCAAGAGCATTAATGAGCAGCGCGCTGAGGCCGCCAACGAAATCATGTTCCAGGTAGGAGCGGGCGGTTCTAATGCCGTGTCTGACAGTAAGTTAGGTTACTACAATGGCCCCCGCCTGCAGAACGCCAATAGTGCCTACGGCTCCAGCCAGGGTGCTATGGTCATTGCGCCTACCTATTTCTACGCCTTCGACTCGACGGACACCCGCCTGCCGGTAACCATTGCCCCCTACGGCATGGCCAGCAACAGCACCTTCTTCTCGGGCGTGGCCCTGAACGTGGTGGCCGATGGCAAATTCCGCCGCGACTGGCACATTCCGCTCGTGACGGGTTCCAGCAACTACCTGGGCTACAACTGGCCACTCATTCGCTTCTCGGATGTGGTGCTAATGTTTGCCGAAACCGAAAACGAGCTGAACGGTCCTACCCAGGCAGCCAAAGATGCCCTGCTGCAAGTACGCACCCGGGCCTTCGGCACCGCCGCCAAGGCTATGGCTGGGCTGAACATGGGCTCCAAAGAAGCGCTGTTCAACGCCATTGTGAATGAGCGCTACCTGGAGTTTGGGGGTGAAGGCATCCGTAAGTACGATTTGATTCGGTGGAACCTGTTTGCTACCCGCATGAACGAGGTGAAGGCCGACATTGAGAAGCTGGCTAAAGCCCAGGCGCCGTACCAGAATGTACCCCAGTACATGTACTTCCGCACGCCCGCCGCTGGCCCGGTGCAGTGGACTCGTTCGTTCTACCGCCCTTCGCCCGCTAATGCTACGGCGCCCACCGGGACGGTACGCGTGAACTGGCGCCAGGCCCTTGATGCCGCCTATTTGGCTAACCTGCGGCCCGCCGGCACCTCTTACACCCTGGGCACCACTACCGCCTCTAGCACCGGCGCTGGCCTGGCCGCTGAGTACGTACCCGGCCAGGGCAGAGAGCTGCTCCCGATTCCGCAGAGCACTCTGGCTTCTGACCCCGCCCTTAAGCAAAACTTCGGCTACTAA
- the kduD gene encoding 2-dehydro-3-deoxy-D-gluconate 5-dehydrogenase KduD, with amino-acid sequence MSGPTSFDLSGKVALVTGCNKGIGQAMALGLAEAGADIIGVSASLARSGSETEQQVQALGRQFRAYQADFSQREQVDAFLAQVQQDFPRIDILINNAGTIQRAPAAEHADELWDNVLAINLDAPFRLARALGGRMLAQGGGKIIFTASLLTFQGGINVPGYAASKGAIGSLVKALANEWAGRGVNVNAIAPGYIATDNTQALRQDPDRSQSILGRIPAGRWGTPDDFKGPTVFLASAAADYIHGTILTVDGGWMGR; translated from the coding sequence ATGTCGGGTCCCACTTCGTTCGATTTGTCTGGTAAGGTAGCGCTGGTAACGGGCTGCAACAAAGGCATCGGGCAGGCCATGGCGCTGGGACTAGCAGAAGCCGGGGCCGACATCATTGGCGTTTCGGCCTCCCTGGCCCGGAGCGGCAGCGAGACGGAGCAGCAAGTGCAGGCCCTGGGCCGGCAGTTCCGCGCCTACCAGGCCGACTTCAGCCAGCGCGAGCAGGTAGACGCCTTCCTGGCCCAGGTGCAGCAGGACTTCCCGCGCATCGACATTCTCATCAACAACGCCGGCACTATTCAGCGGGCCCCGGCCGCCGAGCACGCCGACGAGCTGTGGGACAACGTGCTGGCTATCAACCTGGATGCGCCCTTTCGTTTGGCCCGCGCCTTGGGCGGCCGGATGCTGGCGCAGGGTGGCGGCAAAATCATTTTTACGGCCTCGCTACTGACCTTCCAGGGCGGTATTAATGTGCCGGGCTACGCGGCCAGCAAGGGCGCTATTGGCTCGCTGGTAAAGGCCCTGGCCAACGAGTGGGCCGGCCGCGGGGTGAACGTGAATGCCATTGCTCCCGGCTACATCGCCACTGATAACACCCAGGCCCTGCGCCAGGACCCCGACCGCAGCCAGAGCATTCTGGGCCGCATTCCGGCCGGGCGCTGGGGCACCCCCGACGACTTCAAAGGCCCCACCGTTTTCCTGGCCTCTGCGGCCGCTGACTACATCCACGGCACCATCCTCACCGTCGATGGCGGCTGGATGGGCAGGTAA
- a CDS encoding LacI family DNA-binding transcriptional regulator codes for METFTIKDIARELGISTSTVSRALRGSYEINPETKRLVMECAERLNYRPNPIALSLKGSASRAIGVILPQIANYFFSQAINGIEAIAYNRGYHVIIFQSQESYEREIANVQQAMSRKVDGLLMSLSSETADVAHLQEVLDKNVPLVLFDRVSAELNVTKVVADNFGGAFAATEHLIQSGRKRIAHLTIQPWLSITQERLAGYRAALEKYGLEFDESLMRYGSFGPDEVGPMVDDLMRLPAPPDAFFTASDRLAVGCLQALRQRNLHIPEDVSLIGFTNLNVADLLAPPLSTVVQPAQEIGQLAAERLIDQIERKHRALPVETVKIPTELIVRSSTMVEVVKL; via the coding sequence GTGGAAACCTTTACCATCAAAGACATTGCCCGCGAGCTAGGCATCTCTACCTCCACGGTATCCCGGGCGCTGCGGGGGAGCTATGAAATTAACCCCGAAACCAAGCGGCTAGTGATGGAGTGCGCCGAGCGCCTCAACTACCGCCCCAACCCCATTGCCCTGAGTTTGAAGGGTAGCGCCAGCCGGGCCATTGGCGTTATTCTGCCCCAAATTGCTAACTACTTTTTCTCCCAGGCCATTAATGGCATTGAGGCCATTGCCTACAATCGGGGCTACCACGTCATCATCTTTCAGAGCCAGGAATCCTACGAGCGGGAAATTGCCAACGTGCAGCAGGCCATGTCGAGGAAGGTGGATGGGTTGCTGATGTCGCTTTCCAGCGAAACCGCCGATGTGGCGCACTTGCAGGAAGTACTGGATAAGAATGTGCCCCTGGTTCTGTTCGACCGGGTTTCGGCCGAGTTGAACGTGACCAAAGTAGTGGCCGACAATTTCGGCGGAGCCTTTGCCGCCACCGAGCACCTGATTCAGTCGGGCCGCAAGCGGATTGCCCACCTCACCATTCAGCCCTGGCTGAGCATCACGCAGGAGCGCCTGGCCGGCTACCGTGCCGCCCTGGAAAAGTACGGCCTGGAGTTCGACGAAAGCCTGATGCGCTACGGTAGCTTCGGCCCCGATGAGGTAGGCCCCATGGTCGACGACCTGATGCGCCTGCCAGCTCCCCCCGACGCCTTTTTCACCGCCTCCGACCGCCTGGCCGTCGGTTGCCTGCAGGCCCTGCGCCAACGCAACCTGCACATTCCCGAGGACGTGTCCTTAATTGGCTTCACCAACCTCAACGTCGCCGATCTGCTGGCCCCGCCCCTAAGTACGGTAGTGCAGCCGGCCCAGGAAATCGGGCAGCTAGCCGCCGAGCGCCTCATCGACCAGATTGAGCGCAAGCACCGCGCCCTGCCCGTTGAAACCGTAAAAATCCCCACGGAGCTGATTGTGCGCAGCTCCACGATGGTAGAAGTGGTGAAATTGTGA
- a CDS encoding glycoside hydrolase family 43 protein: MVRLSLLLLVLLPLASAAQSSLSKVWVPDLGNGSYKNPVLYADYSDPDVVRVGPDYYLTSSSFNAAPGLQILHSRDLVNWTLIGAVFTQQPPLARYNLPQHGNGVWAPAIRYHRKEFYIYYPDPDLGLFVTKAKNPAGPWSTPVCIKEAKGWIDPCPLWDEDGQAYLVHGFAGSRAGFKSVLAVSRMSPDGLRLLGDEVLVFDGHDKHPTIEGPKFYKRHGYYYIFAPGGGVATGWQVVLRAKNVFGPYEDRIVLAQGNTPINGPHQGAWVDTPDGKQDWFLHFQDQGAYGRVMHLQPMQWKNDWPIIGEDPDGDGTGQPVLTYRKPAVKGKPQPLATPATSDEFDANTLGLQWQWHANPQPGWHFLNGSAGFLRLYSVPLPEGYQNLWQVPNLLLQKLPAEKFIVTAKLTFTPRFEGEKVGLVMMGLDYAALTLTSKAGQLHLAQAVCQNADKLTPETTTAPIVVPNKQPLYLRVAVREGAKCQFSYSLNGEQFQPLGTEFTAREGKWIGAKVGLFCTRPGKTNDAGTADVDWFRVEEAK, encoded by the coding sequence TTGGTACGTCTTTCTCTACTGCTGCTTGTTCTGTTGCCGCTGGCTTCCGCGGCTCAATCTTCCTTGTCGAAGGTGTGGGTGCCGGACTTGGGCAATGGCAGCTACAAAAACCCGGTGCTCTACGCCGATTACTCCGACCCCGATGTGGTGCGGGTGGGGCCGGATTACTACCTCACTTCCTCCAGCTTTAACGCTGCGCCGGGTCTGCAAATCCTGCACTCCCGCGACCTAGTGAATTGGACGCTTATTGGTGCAGTTTTCACCCAACAGCCGCCCCTTGCCCGCTACAACCTACCCCAGCACGGTAACGGCGTGTGGGCCCCGGCCATCCGCTACCACCGCAAGGAGTTCTACATTTACTACCCCGACCCGGACTTGGGGCTGTTCGTCACGAAAGCCAAGAATCCGGCCGGCCCCTGGAGCACGCCCGTGTGCATCAAGGAAGCCAAGGGCTGGATTGACCCCTGCCCGCTCTGGGATGAAGACGGCCAGGCCTACCTGGTGCATGGGTTTGCGGGCTCGCGCGCGGGCTTTAAGAGCGTGCTGGCCGTGAGCCGCATGAGCCCCGATGGCCTGCGTTTACTCGGCGACGAAGTGCTAGTATTTGATGGGCACGACAAGCACCCGACCATCGAAGGCCCCAAGTTCTACAAGCGTCACGGCTACTATTACATCTTCGCGCCCGGCGGCGGGGTAGCCACCGGCTGGCAGGTAGTGCTGCGCGCCAAAAACGTGTTCGGCCCCTACGAAGACCGGATTGTGCTAGCCCAGGGCAACACCCCCATCAACGGCCCCCACCAAGGCGCCTGGGTTGATACGCCCGATGGTAAGCAGGACTGGTTTCTGCATTTCCAGGACCAGGGCGCCTACGGGCGGGTGATGCATCTGCAGCCCATGCAGTGGAAAAACGACTGGCCCATTATCGGCGAGGACCCCGATGGTGACGGTACCGGCCAGCCCGTGCTTACTTACCGCAAGCCCGCCGTGAAGGGCAAGCCCCAGCCCCTGGCTACGCCCGCTACCTCCGACGAGTTTGACGCTAATACCCTCGGCCTGCAGTGGCAGTGGCACGCCAACCCCCAGCCGGGCTGGCACTTCCTCAACGGCAGTGCGGGCTTCCTGCGCCTGTACTCGGTGCCACTGCCAGAAGGCTACCAGAACCTGTGGCAGGTGCCTAACCTGCTGCTGCAAAAGCTGCCCGCCGAGAAGTTTATCGTTACCGCCAAGCTTACCTTTACCCCGCGCTTCGAGGGCGAAAAAGTGGGCCTCGTGATGATGGGACTCGATTACGCTGCCCTCACGCTCACCAGCAAAGCTGGCCAGCTCCACCTAGCGCAGGCGGTATGCCAAAACGCCGATAAGCTTACCCCCGAAACCACCACGGCCCCCATTGTCGTGCCGAATAAGCAGCCCCTCTACCTGCGCGTAGCCGTGCGGGAAGGTGCCAAGTGCCAGTTCAGCTACAGCCTCAATGGAGAGCAGTTTCAGCCCCTCGGTACCGAATTCACGGCTCGGGAAGGCAAATGGATTGGGGCCAAAGTAGGCTTGTTCTGCACCCGCCCCGGCAAAACCAACGACGCCGGCACCGCCGACGTGGACTGGTTTCGGGTGGAAGAAGCCAAGTAG
- a CDS encoding cupin domain-containing protein has translation MTSKHPTWLTVGPGVQRQILAYGPELMLVKVAFEAGGIGARHHHVHSQITYVESGVFRCTVGEEERVLRAGDTFYAAPDVWHGVECLEAGVLLDSFSPMREDFV, from the coding sequence ATGACTTCCAAACATCCTACCTGGCTCACGGTGGGGCCCGGCGTACAGCGCCAGATCCTGGCCTATGGGCCCGAGCTGATGCTGGTGAAAGTGGCCTTTGAAGCGGGCGGAATTGGGGCGCGCCACCACCACGTGCACTCCCAGATTACCTACGTGGAAAGCGGCGTGTTCCGGTGCACGGTAGGGGAGGAGGAGCGGGTGCTACGGGCCGGCGACACGTTCTACGCCGCCCCCGACGTGTGGCACGGCGTGGAGTGCCTAGAGGCGGGCGTGCTGCTCGATTCCTTCAGCCCTATGCGGGAAGATTTTGTGTAA